A window from Haloarchaeobius amylolyticus encodes these proteins:
- a CDS encoding helix-turn-helix transcriptional regulator — protein sequence METALEEIEFLALSANRVTVLERLAAEPQSRADLADATGASQATLGRILEDFEERSWIRRDGGTYTATPTGKLVSDGFTNLLTIVETEQSLRELVPYLPADALDFDLAHLADATIVQPTQTRPSAPLQRTLDLTTACSEIRSFSHAFNNQSLATVEQQVADGDLVFSGVFSNSAIDALTAESELCHLLRSLVEAEDAHVRVYDGEVPLAVTVADDVVHLLLRDDRGILQGSIDTDAEAVQSWAIDRFEAYWEASRPLEASDLSH from the coding sequence ATGGAAACCGCACTCGAGGAGATCGAGTTCCTGGCGCTCTCCGCGAACCGGGTGACGGTGCTGGAGCGACTCGCCGCAGAGCCACAGTCGCGGGCCGACCTCGCGGACGCGACGGGCGCTTCCCAGGCCACGCTCGGGCGCATCCTCGAGGACTTCGAGGAACGGTCGTGGATCCGGCGCGACGGCGGCACCTACACCGCGACGCCGACCGGAAAACTCGTTTCCGACGGCTTCACGAACCTGCTGACCATCGTCGAGACCGAGCAATCCCTGCGCGAACTCGTCCCCTACCTGCCGGCCGACGCGCTCGACTTCGACCTCGCCCACCTCGCCGACGCGACCATCGTCCAGCCGACGCAGACCCGACCGAGCGCGCCGCTCCAGCGGACGCTCGACCTCACGACGGCGTGCTCGGAGATCCGCAGTTTCTCACACGCCTTCAACAACCAGAGCCTCGCCACCGTCGAACAGCAGGTCGCAGACGGCGACCTCGTCTTCTCCGGCGTCTTCTCGAACTCGGCCATCGACGCGCTCACCGCCGAGTCTGAGCTGTGCCACCTGCTCAGGTCGCTCGTGGAGGCCGAGGACGCCCACGTCCGGGTCTACGACGGCGAGGTCCCCCTCGCCGTGACCGTCGCGGACGACGTGGTCCACCTGCTGTTGCGCGACGACCGCGGCATCCTGCAGGGCTCCATCGACACCGACGCCGAGGCCGTCCAGTCGTGGGCCATCGACCGGTTCGAGGCGTACTGGGAGGCGTCGCGGCCGCTCGAAGCGTCGGACCTGTCGCACTAG
- a CDS encoding DMT family transporter, with product MVVDRQTLRYFLTAAVLFGGTFVAAKAGLAYFPPLLFVAFRFDIAALVLVGYVLATRSRSELLPRTRGDVVGILATGVFAIGAANALLFVGQQYTTSAVGAIMASLNPVLTPVFAALLLGDERVSPRVVAGLLLGLVGVGLVVGFDPTSVSSLGVGKLVLFAGAAIGALGTVLIRWGDGSLSSTVRTAWGLPFAAALTHGLSWATGEQLSAVTVAPAGLLTLVYLGVFAGAIAYIAYFGLIDEVGAVRANLVFYATPIVATLGGWALLSEGISANAMLGFGVIFAGFAVLGSDSIDLGDVLPAVGDTPEESGSALNINGEPRGFESD from the coding sequence ATGGTCGTCGACCGGCAGACCCTGCGGTACTTCCTCACGGCAGCGGTCCTCTTCGGTGGGACCTTCGTCGCCGCGAAGGCGGGCCTCGCGTACTTCCCGCCACTGCTGTTCGTGGCGTTCCGGTTCGACATCGCGGCGCTCGTCCTCGTGGGCTACGTGCTCGCGACCCGGAGTCGCAGTGAACTGCTACCCCGGACCCGGGGCGACGTGGTCGGTATCCTCGCGACCGGCGTGTTCGCCATCGGCGCGGCGAACGCACTGCTGTTCGTCGGGCAGCAGTACACGACGAGCGCGGTCGGGGCCATCATGGCGAGCCTCAACCCCGTGCTGACGCCCGTCTTCGCCGCGCTCCTGCTCGGTGACGAGCGCGTGTCGCCGCGGGTGGTCGCCGGCCTTCTGCTCGGACTCGTCGGCGTGGGCCTCGTCGTTGGGTTCGACCCCACGAGCGTCTCCAGCCTCGGCGTCGGGAAGCTCGTCCTCTTCGCCGGTGCGGCCATCGGCGCCCTCGGGACGGTCCTCATCCGGTGGGGCGACGGCAGCCTCTCCAGTACGGTCCGGACCGCGTGGGGCCTTCCCTTCGCCGCCGCCCTCACCCACGGGCTCAGCTGGGCGACCGGCGAACAGCTCTCGGCCGTGACGGTCGCACCCGCCGGCCTGCTCACGCTCGTCTACCTGGGCGTCTTCGCCGGTGCCATCGCCTACATCGCCTACTTCGGCCTCATCGACGAGGTCGGGGCGGTGCGCGCGAACCTGGTGTTCTACGCCACGCCCATCGTGGCGACGCTCGGCGGCTGGGCGCTGCTCTCGGAGGGTATCTCCGCGAACGCGATGCTCGGCTTCGGCGTCATCTTCGCCGGGTTCGCCGTCCTCGGCAGCGACTCCATCGACCTCGGTGACGTGCTCCCCGCAGTCGGTGACACCCCGGAGGAATCGGGGTCGGCGTTGAACATCAACGGCGAGCCTCGCGGCTTCGAATCCGACTGA
- a CDS encoding PTS transporter subunit IIC, whose protein sequence is MMPLPLEPRLQVAAGAQSLAQVQELLAAMGPALLMPIIVFLLGVAVGLPLLEAARSGLLVGVAFVGIFALLDFVLGPISVTIQALATVWGLNLVGLDIGWAPVSGFAWAMGVTALVIPLGLGVNLALLAVGWTRTLDADIWNYWQWALNAAIVYVVTGSWVLGLAAAIVTEVIVLRLADWTAELGQAYFEIPGTSLPHAQSVLQAPFAFAIDRCLRSVPVVGSVEVSPEAIERRIGVFGEPVILGFLVGLFVGVLAQRPPLESFRTGVYVAGLLTLLPEIVGFLVDGLDPVVDRASTRIDESDRFGGETVVIGIDAGAIVFADTTSVVAGLLLIPYALGLAVIPGIVVMPLADLVVLPIFCMWAAAISRGNLVRTVIGGAMMTTVVTVASTLLAPYITAMGRSTGGLQTIDTNGAELVSALSAGGHWWSLGLFAPLGLGKEIETTVVVAGLLSAVLAYGCYRWTREMPARVAAACETETTEAVDRTPKTPAVETDD, encoded by the coding sequence ATGATGCCACTCCCACTCGAGCCACGGTTACAGGTCGCCGCGGGCGCACAGTCGCTCGCACAGGTTCAGGAACTGCTCGCGGCGATGGGACCGGCGTTGCTCATGCCGATCATCGTCTTCCTGCTCGGGGTCGCGGTCGGGCTTCCACTACTCGAGGCCGCCCGGTCCGGCCTCCTCGTGGGGGTGGCGTTCGTGGGTATCTTCGCGCTCCTGGATTTCGTTCTCGGGCCGATTTCGGTGACGATACAGGCGCTCGCGACCGTCTGGGGCCTGAACCTCGTCGGCCTCGACATCGGCTGGGCGCCGGTCTCGGGGTTCGCCTGGGCGATGGGCGTGACCGCACTCGTGATCCCCCTCGGCCTCGGCGTGAACCTGGCCCTGCTCGCGGTCGGCTGGACGCGGACGCTGGATGCGGACATCTGGAATTACTGGCAGTGGGCACTCAACGCGGCAATCGTGTACGTGGTCACCGGGAGCTGGGTGCTCGGACTCGCCGCCGCCATCGTCACCGAAGTCATCGTGCTCCGGCTCGCGGACTGGACCGCTGAACTCGGGCAGGCCTACTTCGAGATTCCGGGCACGAGCCTCCCGCACGCCCAGAGCGTCCTGCAGGCCCCGTTCGCGTTCGCCATCGACCGCTGTCTGCGGTCGGTGCCCGTGGTCGGGAGCGTCGAGGTGAGTCCGGAGGCCATCGAACGGCGCATCGGTGTCTTCGGCGAACCCGTCATCCTGGGGTTCCTCGTCGGGCTGTTCGTCGGCGTCCTGGCGCAGCGACCGCCGCTCGAGAGTTTCCGGACCGGGGTGTACGTCGCCGGGCTGTTGACGCTGTTGCCCGAGATCGTGGGGTTCCTCGTCGACGGCCTCGACCCCGTCGTCGACCGCGCATCGACCCGAATCGACGAGAGTGACCGCTTCGGCGGCGAGACGGTCGTCATCGGCATCGACGCCGGCGCCATCGTCTTCGCCGACACCACGTCGGTCGTCGCCGGGCTCTTGCTCATCCCCTACGCGCTGGGGCTCGCGGTCATCCCCGGCATCGTCGTGATGCCCCTGGCCGACCTCGTCGTCCTTCCCATCTTCTGCATGTGGGCCGCCGCCATCAGCCGCGGGAACCTCGTCCGGACGGTCATCGGTGGTGCGATGATGACGACCGTCGTCACCGTCGCGAGCACGCTGCTCGCACCCTACATCACGGCGATGGGGCGGTCGACCGGTGGGTTACAGACGATAGACACGAACGGGGCCGAACTCGTCTCCGCGCTGAGTGCGGGTGGCCACTGGTGGTCGCTCGGCCTGTTCGCACCACTGGGTCTCGGGAAGGAGATAGAGACCACGGTCGTCGTCGCCGGTCTCCTCTCGGCCGTGCTCGCCTACGGCTGCTACCGGTGGACCCGTGAGATGCCGGCCAGGGTAGCCGCCGCCTGCGAGACCGAGACCACGGAAGCGGTCGACCGAACGCCGAAGACGCCGGCCGTCGAGACTGACGATTGA
- a CDS encoding HVO_A0114 family putative DNA-binding protein, protein MTEEQGATTGVDDTENTTDRTLHVRFREGSDDDLEEALAALDRGETPDPQFEVVFHDPGDVHLVTRPKSLELLRAIVQHEPASIRETARLVDRDVSQVHRNLTELEALHLVELVDEGNAKRPVVWYDAIDIDLPLVKPAVDSDEATV, encoded by the coding sequence GTGACCGAGGAGCAGGGGGCCACGACTGGTGTCGACGACACCGAGAACACGACCGACCGCACGCTCCACGTCCGCTTCCGCGAGGGGAGCGACGACGACCTGGAGGAGGCACTCGCCGCGCTCGACCGCGGCGAGACGCCCGACCCGCAGTTCGAGGTCGTCTTCCACGACCCGGGCGACGTCCACCTCGTGACCCGGCCGAAGTCCCTCGAACTGCTCCGGGCCATCGTCCAGCACGAGCCGGCGAGCATCCGCGAGACCGCCCGGCTCGTCGACCGCGACGTGAGCCAGGTGCACCGGAACCTGACCGAACTCGAGGCGTTACACCTCGTCGAACTCGTCGACGAGGGGAACGCGAAGCGACCGGTCGTCTGGTACGACGCCATCGACATCGACCTCCCGCTCGTCAAGCCGGCGGTGGATTCCGACGAAGCGACCGTCTGA
- the malQ gene encoding 4-alpha-glucanotransferase produces MTERFDRRSGVFLHVTALPGEGGIGTLGEPAEAFVDFLADAEQSLWQVCPLGPVSGAHGNSPYQSPSAFAGNPLLVDLDRLVEAGWLDEADLDAVPDLGQDQVDFDAVREYKLPLLREAFENFESRADEADREALADFREEQDWLDDYTLFVALKDRFDGALWTEWPEEYRMRDADALAAAREEHAEEIRYQALVQYWFYDQWHDLRAYANDNGVELLGDLPIYVALDSADVWAAPDAFQLDDQNRPTAVAGVPPNDGDDGQKWGNPLYDWETLADDDFDWWVDRLGGLLDLVDVVRIDHVKGFDSYYAIPVDGSPADGHWADAPGHDLFETVEDELGDLPFVAEDLGFPDPDLTALLDRFDFPGMKVAYYADWCADDHEHLPHTFPEDTVGYTTTHDTDTAVGLYDSLSDADRECLEHYLESGREDVQWALIDAVWRSDAVIAITTMQDVLGLGSWARFNTPGTAEGNWDWRTRYEHLHEDVSGRLADVTRNRGRVRD; encoded by the coding sequence ATGACCGAACGGTTCGACCGACGGAGTGGTGTCTTCTTGCACGTGACCGCCCTGCCCGGCGAGGGCGGCATCGGAACACTGGGGGAACCCGCCGAGGCGTTCGTGGACTTCCTGGCCGACGCGGAGCAGTCGCTCTGGCAGGTCTGCCCGCTCGGCCCGGTCTCGGGCGCCCACGGGAACTCGCCGTACCAGTCGCCCTCGGCGTTCGCGGGCAACCCGCTGCTCGTGGACCTCGACCGGCTGGTCGAGGCGGGGTGGCTCGACGAGGCCGACCTCGACGCCGTCCCCGACCTCGGGCAGGACCAGGTCGACTTCGACGCGGTGCGAGAGTACAAACTCCCGCTGCTGCGCGAGGCGTTCGAGAACTTCGAGTCGCGGGCAGACGAAGCCGACCGCGAGGCCCTCGCAGACTTCCGTGAGGAACAGGACTGGCTCGACGACTACACCCTCTTCGTCGCGCTGAAGGACCGGTTCGACGGCGCGCTCTGGACCGAGTGGCCCGAGGAGTACCGGATGCGCGACGCGGACGCCCTCGCCGCAGCGCGCGAGGAACACGCCGAGGAGATCCGGTACCAGGCCCTCGTCCAGTACTGGTTCTACGACCAGTGGCACGACCTCCGGGCCTACGCGAACGACAACGGCGTCGAGCTACTGGGCGACCTCCCCATCTACGTCGCGCTCGACAGCGCCGACGTGTGGGCCGCCCCCGACGCCTTCCAGCTCGACGACCAGAACCGACCGACCGCGGTCGCCGGCGTCCCCCCGAACGACGGCGACGACGGCCAGAAGTGGGGCAACCCCCTCTACGACTGGGAGACGCTGGCCGACGACGACTTCGACTGGTGGGTCGACCGCCTCGGTGGCCTGCTCGACCTCGTCGACGTGGTCCGCATCGACCACGTGAAGGGCTTCGACAGCTACTACGCCATCCCGGTCGACGGCAGCCCCGCCGACGGCCACTGGGCGGACGCCCCCGGCCACGACCTGTTCGAGACGGTCGAGGACGAACTGGGCGACCTGCCCTTCGTCGCCGAGGACCTCGGCTTCCCCGACCCCGACCTGACCGCGCTGCTCGACCGCTTCGACTTCCCCGGCATGAAGGTCGCCTACTACGCCGACTGGTGCGCCGACGACCACGAACACCTCCCGCACACCTTCCCCGAGGACACCGTCGGCTACACCACCACCCACGACACCGACACCGCCGTCGGGCTCTACGACTCGCTCTCCGACGCGGACCGCGAGTGCCTGGAGCACTACCTCGAAAGCGGCCGCGAAGACGTGCAGTGGGCGCTCATCGACGCCGTCTGGCGGTCCGACGCCGTCATCGCCATCACCACCATGCAGGACGTGCTCGGCCTCGGCTCCTGGGCGCGGTTCAACACGCCCGGCACCGCCGAGGGCAACTGGGACTGGCGCACCCGGTACGAGCACCTCCACGAGGACGTATCTGGGCGGCTTGCGGACGTGACGCGGAATCGTGGACGGGTTCGGGACTGA
- a CDS encoding Na+/H+ antiporter subunit E — MNPQSAAAATERPRRKAARYGTVAIVSFAFYLALGDPKDPFDLVTGVVSAAVVALVLGRIATERAPTAQTLRSFLRAAVFLPKLLWAVVRANLALAVVVLHPRLPIEPSLVRIPAPEGVFARALLANSITLTPGTVTVDIDGDELVVHTLTAASRAELLEGSLVRAVAAVTSDGSPHPEQAVRTDGGSDRNAGGKTG, encoded by the coding sequence ATGAACCCGCAATCCGCGGCCGCGGCGACCGAGCGGCCGCGCCGGAAGGCCGCGCGGTACGGAACGGTCGCCATCGTCTCGTTCGCGTTCTACCTCGCGCTCGGTGACCCCAAGGACCCCTTCGACCTCGTCACGGGTGTCGTGAGCGCCGCGGTCGTCGCACTCGTACTCGGTCGCATCGCCACCGAACGCGCCCCGACCGCCCAGACCTTGCGCTCGTTCCTGCGCGCGGCTGTCTTCCTGCCGAAGCTCCTCTGGGCGGTCGTCCGGGCGAACCTCGCGCTCGCCGTCGTCGTCCTGCACCCGCGTCTCCCAATCGAGCCGTCGCTGGTTCGCATCCCTGCACCCGAGGGCGTCTTCGCCCGCGCGCTGCTGGCGAACAGCATCACCCTGACGCCGGGGACGGTCACGGTGGACATCGACGGTGACGAACTCGTCGTCCACACGCTGACCGCCGCCTCGCGCGCAGAGCTGCTGGAGGGCTCGCTCGTCCGTGCTGTCGCCGCCGTCACCAGTGACGGGTCGCCACACCCCGAGCAGGCCGTCCGAACCGACGGCGGGAGCGACCGGAACGCCGGAGGGAAGACCGGATGA
- a CDS encoding monovalent cation/H+ antiporter complex subunit F → MTDLVSTGLLVGAAALVLLALGLAVRVVVGPSTADRVVAVNVIGTATVVVIVMLGAALDEPGFLDVALVYALLNFLLSLGLSRYSVERGGLL, encoded by the coding sequence ATGACCGACCTCGTCTCGACCGGTCTGCTCGTCGGCGCTGCCGCCCTGGTCCTGCTCGCACTCGGCCTCGCGGTCCGGGTCGTCGTCGGCCCCAGCACCGCGGACCGCGTCGTCGCGGTGAACGTCATCGGGACGGCCACCGTCGTCGTCATTGTCATGCTCGGCGCGGCACTCGACGAGCCGGGCTTCCTCGACGTCGCCCTGGTGTACGCCCTGCTGAACTTCCTGCTCTCGCTCGGGCTCTCGCGGTACTCCGTCGAGCGCGGAGGGCTGCTGTGA
- the mnhG gene encoding monovalent cation/H(+) antiporter subunit G yields the protein MTPVEGLVLALVAVSVFFSLVAVVGFARLPDVFARAHAASKSETLGALSALAAAAVVFGPGAELVKLGLLALFLLVTGPTAAHAIVRAAALAGATPWTRETADPVPEPEVTER from the coding sequence GTGACCCCGGTCGAGGGGCTGGTACTCGCCCTCGTCGCGGTGAGCGTGTTCTTCTCGCTCGTCGCGGTGGTCGGGTTCGCTCGGCTCCCCGACGTGTTCGCACGCGCCCACGCCGCCTCGAAGAGCGAGACGCTCGGCGCGCTCTCGGCGCTGGCCGCGGCAGCGGTCGTGTTCGGCCCCGGCGCGGAGCTGGTGAAACTCGGCCTGCTCGCGCTGTTCCTGCTCGTCACCGGCCCGACGGCCGCCCACGCCATCGTCCGGGCGGCCGCCCTCGCCGGGGCGACCCCGTGGACCCGCGAGACGGCCGACCCGGTGCCGGAGCCGGAGGTGACAGAGCGATGA
- a CDS encoding DUF4040 domain-containing protein yields the protein MMPETLVLAGLFGFVAVAAVVTAHAKRLPTVLVAFGAYSLGLAMVWVVFRAPDVALTEAAVGAGVTTALFILVVARSRKPASGAAGGNEPGGATVGGVSATGSPTTTERPRRVRPASVALALLVTIGILATVPALPAIGDAEAPAFGPVTEYYLTDAADRGIDNVVTAVLVVYRGFDTFGEIAVVFAAAVAVLAVLGREVVV from the coding sequence ATGATGCCCGAGACCCTCGTGCTCGCCGGCCTGTTCGGTTTCGTGGCGGTCGCCGCCGTGGTGACCGCCCACGCGAAGCGCCTTCCGACCGTCCTGGTCGCCTTCGGCGCGTACAGCCTCGGGCTCGCCATGGTCTGGGTCGTCTTCCGCGCCCCCGACGTGGCACTCACCGAGGCCGCGGTCGGGGCGGGCGTGACCACCGCGCTGTTCATCCTCGTGGTGGCGCGCTCGCGAAAGCCCGCCAGCGGTGCGGCCGGTGGCAACGAGCCCGGGGGCGCCACCGTCGGCGGCGTCTCGGCGACCGGTTCGCCCACCACGACGGAGCGCCCCCGCCGGGTCCGCCCGGCGTCTGTCGCTCTCGCACTGCTCGTGACCATCGGAATCCTGGCCACGGTGCCCGCGCTCCCCGCCATCGGGGACGCCGAGGCGCCCGCCTTCGGCCCGGTCACGGAGTACTACCTCACGGACGCGGCCGACCGCGGCATCGACAACGTCGTGACGGCGGTCCTCGTCGTCTACCGCGGCTTCGACACGTTCGGCGAGATCGCCGTGGTGTTCGCGGCCGCGGTCGCCGTGCTCGCCGTACTCGGCCGGGAGGTGGTCGTATGA
- a CDS encoding MnhB domain-containing protein, with protein MSDRRPVNGRSEAEQSGVRKTPPTPDSPVVTTTVRVLAPFILTFALFTLFHGTKSVGGGFQGGVVAAAVVVTLAFAFGVRATAAWLSPGRLLALAATGLVTFGVVALAGIASGGAFLQFDVLPIPKASVYATEAIELGIGATVGAVVVVLFVNLADSLNGGVGR; from the coding sequence ATGAGCGACCGTCGTCCCGTGAACGGCCGGTCCGAGGCCGAGCAGTCGGGCGTCCGGAAGACGCCGCCGACCCCGGACAGCCCCGTCGTCACGACGACGGTCCGGGTCCTCGCGCCGTTCATCCTGACGTTCGCCCTGTTCACGCTGTTCCACGGCACCAAGTCCGTCGGTGGCGGGTTCCAGGGCGGCGTCGTGGCCGCGGCCGTCGTGGTCACGCTCGCGTTCGCCTTCGGCGTCCGCGCGACCGCCGCGTGGCTGTCGCCCGGCCGGCTCCTCGCGCTCGCAGCCACCGGCCTGGTCACCTTCGGCGTGGTCGCCCTCGCCGGCATCGCGTCGGGTGGGGCCTTCCTGCAGTTCGACGTGTTGCCCATCCCGAAGGCGTCGGTGTACGCCACCGAGGCCATCGAGCTGGGCATCGGCGCGACCGTCGGTGCGGTCGTCGTCGTGCTGTTCGTGAACCTCGCGGACTCGCTCAACGGGGGTGTCGGCCGATGA
- a CDS encoding cation:proton antiporter subunit C, with the protein MSTIESLLLTRGAYVLYALLVGVGLFVLVDDDNLVKKVVGLNLFQTGVFLFFIASAFRTGGSAPLLSGEGPYVNPLPHVLILTAIVVGVSVTAVALSLVVRLYDEYGTFDEREIRELRRQQRAVAGETPEGAEVPR; encoded by the coding sequence ATGAGCACCATCGAGAGCCTGCTGCTCACCCGCGGCGCGTACGTCCTGTACGCGCTGCTGGTCGGCGTCGGGCTGTTCGTCCTCGTCGACGACGACAACCTCGTGAAGAAGGTCGTCGGGTTGAACCTGTTCCAGACGGGTGTCTTCCTGTTCTTCATCGCGAGTGCCTTCCGCACCGGCGGGAGCGCCCCGCTCCTCTCCGGCGAGGGGCCGTACGTCAACCCGCTCCCGCACGTGCTCATCCTGACGGCCATCGTCGTCGGCGTGAGCGTCACGGCGGTCGCGCTCTCGCTCGTGGTCCGCCTGTACGACGAGTACGGGACGTTCGACGAGCGCGAGATTCGTGAGCTCCGCCGGCAGCAGCGCGCCGTGGCGGGCGAGACTCCCGAGGGCGCGGAGGTGCCGCGATGA